A portion of the Lolium rigidum isolate FL_2022 chromosome 1, APGP_CSIRO_Lrig_0.1, whole genome shotgun sequence genome contains these proteins:
- the LOC124693308 gene encoding protein FAR1-RELATED SEQUENCE 5-like, with amino-acid sequence MMAGTAEGYTDLLLRMSEPNHEPNWDWFPTIASQDAKSSAHTSPPMLSSDSSMFASDPVPYRFGDDEDCIKDSVCDLDESPCSEEADLSAPELQEQSQIRDDSPIGTACYSPASNPTLKRRFRRGEIPDSREPSSGKKSALEIAMRKSNERSSGAVIAPEIGMEFDSLPEAYDFYNLYSWEIGFGIRYGPSRKNPSKSKILQDITCGCQGKPRHLNTRSVCCGCPAMIRLHRTDDHGWYIHEFRKDHNHGLAIKRGEKLQWPSHRNIDPHTKDLVRNLRDNNVGLTKVFSVIGSFFGSMENIPFNKRSLRTLCASISRDHSEDDVKKTYDAFSEMKLKDPNFRDSCLADSEGRIRALMWTNGKSRMQYNLFGDAITFDTTYRTNQYDMPFGLFVGVNNHFQSIILGGVLLTNEKTETFEWVFKEFVSLMGGKPPATILTDQCRAMEIAIAAVLPETTHRWCKWHVLRKAKECMGSVYSKASGFRDEFHKILEYMITVEEFEAAWSSLVAKYGLEEHPFLTQIFEVREKWAKPYFAGKFCARMTSTQRSESANHMLKGFVPPGSSMNMFVRHYDKLQFDRDEEENYQEMRSRLGGIVLNSGEPIEMHASKIYTPNMFGLFKVHLFQSGSYIVQEVIDGQRFIVKHIFAEKREKWSRTEYEVIFDPQRETFKCECVMYEHMGILCGHALRVMISLGITEIPASHIMRRWTRDAYRDMPAHLMIYQNDSPAMKSTSFRHSALYRTAIEIVQMADTNPESYEVAMSHFLDAMPILLETSKIKDGLGLEERLHASGRHTQYQGDRYESSSLRPDMVAPPKRKEMGRPTTARSRPGYEKVSVPRTKFCTICRSRSHRSNGCPSNWNKKPRREAHCSNCGIAGHRKTNCLTTNY; translated from the exons ATGATGGCAGGAACAGCAGAGGGATACACTGATTTGCTCCTCAG AATGTCGGAGCCAAATCATGAGCCAAACTGGGACTGGTTCCCAACAATTGCTAGTCAGGATGCCAAATCGAGCGCACACACTTCGCCGCCCATGCTGAGTTCGGATTCAAGCATGTTTGCATCAGATCCAGTGCCCTACAGGTTCGGAGATGATGAAGACTGCATCAAAGATTCGGTATGCGACCTCGACGAGTCTCCTTGTTCCGAGGAAGCAGACCTGTCAGCTCCAGAGTTGCAGGAACAATCCCAAATCCGGGATGATTCGCCAATCGGGACGGCATGCTATTCCCCTGCATCGAATCCCACTTTGAAGAGGAG GTTCCGCCGAGGAGAAATTCCTGATTCAAGGGAACCAAGTTCAGGAAAGAAGAGTGCACTAGAGATAGCTATGAGGAAGTCAAATGAGAGAAGCTCTGGAGCTGTCATAGCACCAGAGATAGGGATGGAGTTCGATTCATTACCTGAAGCCTATGACTTTTATAATTTGTACTCATGGGAGATTGGATTCGGCATAAGATACGGGCCGTCAAGAAAGAACCCCTCAAAGAGCAAAATTCTGCAGGACATAACTTGTGGCTGTCAG GGGAAACCTAGGCATCTCAACACACGTTCAGTTTGCTGCGGCTGCCCAGCAATGATCCGTTTGCACCGAACAGATGATCATGGATGGTACATTCACGAGTTCAGGAAAGATCACAATCATGGGCTGGCAATAAAACGCGGGGAAAAGTTGCAGTGGCCATCACATAGAAACATTGACCCGCACACGAAGGACCTTGTTAGGAACCTCAGGGACAACAATGTGGGCCTCACGAAGGTGTTCAGTGTTATTGGGagcttcttcggatcaatggaaaaTATTCCTTTCAACAAGCGATCACTAAGGACACTGTGTGCAAGCATCAGCAGGGACCATTCAGAGGATGACGTGAAGAAAACGTATGATGCTTTTTCAGAAATGAAGCTGAAAGACCCCAACTTTCGTGACAGCTGCTTGGCAGACTCTGAAGGGAGGATCAGAGCACTAATGTGGACAAACGGGAAGAGCCGTATGCAGTACAATCTGTTTGGGGATGCAATAACCTTTGACACAACCTACCGCACAAACCAGTATGACATGCCTTTTGGATTATTCGTCGGTGTCAACAACCACTTCCAAAGTATAATCCTAGGTGGTGTCCTGTTGACGAACGAGAAGACAGAGACATTTGAGTGGGTGTTCAAAGAATTTGTATCTCTAATGGGAGGGAAACCACCAGCGACCATTCTTACAG ATCAGTGTCGTGCGATGGAGATAGCTATTGCCGCTGTTCTCCCTGAGACAACCCACAGATGGTGCAAGTGGCATGTTTTGCGCAAAGCTAAAGAATGCATGGGATCAGTCTATTCGAAAGCGTCCGGTTTTCGTGACGAGTTCCACAAGATTCTGGAGTACATGATAACGGTGGAGGAGTTTGAGGCAGCATGGTCAAGTCTCGTCGCAAAGTATGGTCTTGAGGAACACCCTTTCTTAACTCAGATTTTCGAGGTCAGAGAGAAGTGGGCGAAGCCATACTTTGCAGGAAAGTTCTGCGCTAGGATGACAAGCACCCAACGTTCTGAGAGTGCAAACCACATGCTAAAGGGTTTTGTCCCGCCAGGGTCTTCAATGAACATGTTTGTTAGGCACTACGATAAGCTGCAGTTTGACagagatgaggaggagaactaccAGGAGATGCGCAGCCGCCTG GGAGGTATAGTGCTCAACAGTGGGGAGCCTATTGAGATGCATGCGAGCAAGATTTACACACCAAACATGTTTGGCTTGTTCAAGGTACACTTGTTCCAGTCGGGGTCATATATTGTGCAGGAGGTAATTGATGGACAAAGGTTCATTGTGAAGCACATATTCGCCGAGAAGAGAGAGAAATGGTCCCGGACAGAGTATGAAGTTATTTTTGATCCCCAGAGGGAGACTTTCAAGTGTGAGTGTGTGATGTACGAGCACATGGGAATATTGTGCGGCCATGCACTCAGG GTTATGATCAGTCTAGGTATAACAGAAATACCTGCAAGCCACATCATGAGGAGGTGGACCAGAGATGCATACCGTGACATGCCTGCACATCTTATGATATATCAAAATGACAGCCCTGCTATGAAATCCACGAGCTTCCGCCACTCAGCTTTATACAGAACTGCAATTGAGATTGTTCAGATGGCCGACACTAATCCTGAGTCATACGAGGTAGCAATGTCCCACTTTTTAGATGCCATGCCTATCCTATTAGAAACAAGCAAGATCAAAGATGGTCTTGGGCTGGAAGAGAGACTTCATGCATCAGGCCGGCACACACAATACCAAGGAGACAGATACGAGAGCAGCAGTCTACGCCCAGACATGGTTGCTCCTCCCAAAAGGAAAGAGATGGGGCGACCAACCACAGCAAGAAGCCGGCCTGGGTACGAGAAGGTTAGTGTGCCGAGGACAAAATTTTGCACCATATGCCGTAGTAGGAGCCATAGGTCGAATGGGTGCCCATCGAACTGGAACAAGAAGCCACGGCGAGAGGCGCATTGCTCCAATTGTGGTATTGCTGGTCATAGGAAGACCAATTGTTTGACAACCAATTACTAG